Proteins encoded by one window of Halobacteriovoraceae bacterium:
- a CDS encoding OmpA family protein — MSDSKRKGKMLEEEEEEGELWLLSYADMMTLVACFFILMMAFAHYDPVGFTEKTKVVAQHFNKDKFKNSMTKMDELTEEIAKHPKMKDMTKITVHDSEVIINFSSTVLFEDGGWTLTPEVSLLLDSMIDIIKTLNENYQIIVEGHSDNGPIPKNIPFKSHWALAGARAASVIERFEYFGFDPKNLRAVSHGDTRPVLPNTDKKGLPLEENIRMNRRVVIKVIKPLKKTEKKYKLGLGVYFD; from the coding sequence ATGTCTGATTCTAAACGAAAGGGAAAGATGTTAGAAGAGGAAGAAGAAGAAGGCGAGTTATGGCTACTTTCCTATGCAGATATGATGACCTTAGTTGCATGTTTTTTTATTTTAATGATGGCCTTTGCCCATTATGATCCAGTTGGTTTTACTGAAAAAACAAAAGTTGTAGCTCAACATTTTAACAAAGACAAATTTAAAAATTCCATGACAAAAATGGATGAATTGACTGAAGAAATTGCAAAACATCCTAAGATGAAGGACATGACTAAAATTACTGTCCATGATAGTGAAGTAATAATTAATTTCAGTTCTACTGTTCTTTTCGAAGATGGAGGATGGACACTAACTCCTGAAGTATCACTTCTATTAGATTCGATGATTGATATTATCAAAACACTCAATGAAAATTATCAGATTATAGTTGAAGGTCATAGCGATAACGGGCCTATTCCTAAAAATATACCATTTAAATCTCACTGGGCCCTGGCAGGAGCTAGGGCCGCTTCGGTGATAGAAAGGTTTGAATACTTTGGTTTTGATCCTAAAAACCTACGGGCCGTTTCACATGGTGATACTAGGCCAGTATTACCTAATACTGATAAAAAAGGACTCCCACTAGAGGAAAATATTAGAATGAATAGAAGAGTTGTTATAAAGGTAATCAAACCCTTGAAAAAAACAGAAAAAAAATACAAGTTGGGGCTAGGAGTTTACTTTGACTAA
- a CDS encoding MotA/TolQ/ExbB proton channel family protein, which yields MNIYQIIGFSLAIGVLIGGLKLSSDNLSIFLDFPSVFIVLGGTFAATSISFQLNRLVTLFKVFFIRVIKGQRFQYKDTIKEMMRIAEAYRRGESLDNFIGRTHDPFLKDALELIVENILDTEHLLEVIENRAENMMITQSEETRKIKSISKYPPAFGMMGTTIGMIVLLANLGGEDAIKMIGPAMGVCLITTMYGVAIANLIIIPIAENLNDNTREQYLKNRIIVEGVKLLLKKTNPIVVAIELNSFLQPKDRLDRKEIVG from the coding sequence ATGAATATTTATCAAATAATTGGGTTTTCGCTGGCCATAGGTGTTTTAATTGGAGGACTTAAATTATCGAGTGACAATTTAAGTATATTTCTTGATTTTCCAAGTGTTTTTATCGTTCTTGGAGGAACTTTTGCAGCTACTTCTATTTCATTTCAGCTCAATAGACTAGTCACTCTATTTAAAGTTTTTTTTATTAGAGTTATTAAAGGTCAACGTTTTCAATACAAAGATACAATTAAGGAAATGATGAGAATTGCTGAGGCGTATAGAAGAGGTGAATCTTTAGATAATTTCATAGGTCGAACGCATGATCCTTTTCTAAAAGATGCCCTCGAACTTATCGTCGAAAATATCTTGGATACAGAGCACCTTCTAGAAGTGATCGAAAATAGAGCTGAAAATATGATGATTACTCAATCAGAAGAAACAAGAAAAATAAAATCAATCAGTAAATATCCTCCAGCATTCGGAATGATGGGAACGACCATAGGGATGATCGTATTACTTGCAAATCTTGGGGGGGAAGATGCTATAAAAATGATTGGTCCTGCGATGGGTGTCTGTCTTATTACAACAATGTATGGTGTTGCTATTGCAAACCTTATCATCATACCTATTGCTGAAAATTTGAACGATAATACAAGAGAACAATATTTAAAAAATAGAATAATTGTAGAAGGAGTGAAGTTACTACTTAAAAAAACAAATCCAATCGTAGTTGCAATTGAACTTAATTCTTTTTTACAACCTAAAGATCGTCTAGATCGAAAAGAAATAGTGGGATAA
- the secE gene encoding preprotein translocase subunit SecE gives MSGLDAKDSKKVINAFVAIVSMISAYVFVRFFSQLGEWFDLEAKISNFNGVSQGIGGAIGLIAFLAVTKNSKASKYMAEVYSELTKVVWPNKDEIVKVTVGIVIGVTITSLFFVLIDWLTREFLTLLY, from the coding sequence ATGAGTGGTCTTGATGCAAAAGACAGTAAGAAAGTAATAAATGCTTTTGTGGCCATCGTTTCAATGATTTCGGCCTATGTTTTCGTAAGATTTTTCTCTCAACTTGGAGAGTGGTTTGATTTAGAAGCAAAAATATCAAATTTCAATGGTGTTTCTCAGGGAATTGGTGGAGCAATTGGTTTAATTGCCTTTCTGGCCGTAACGAAAAATTCTAAAGCTTCTAAGTATATGGCAGAGGTTTACAGCGAGTTAACAAAGGTCGTGTGGCCTAATAAAGATGAAATTGTGAAAGTTACGGTTGGGATCGTCATCGGAGTTACTATTACGAGTTTGTTTTTTGTATTAATAGATTGGCTCACGAGAGAATTTCTTACGTTGCTTTACTAA
- the nusG gene encoding transcription termination/antitermination protein NusG, whose product MSEENIKEKNEVEMGEITEKDQNLLSTSESMNNSLNFKWFVIRTLTGQENKVVKALKERVVNFNQSEFFQDIITPEETVVTNTNGKKRKIKKKFFPGYVLIKMVMNDKTWHLVKDTDKITGFVGGTADRPEPISDEEALYMLNQAEEGHKKPRASVNFSEGETVKVIEGPFASFVGTIESVNEKGKIKVSVSIFGRPTPVELDFTQVEKV is encoded by the coding sequence ATGTCTGAAGAAAACATAAAAGAAAAAAATGAAGTTGAAATGGGTGAAATAACAGAGAAAGACCAAAATTTGTTATCCACTTCTGAAAGTATGAATAACAGCTTAAATTTCAAATGGTTTGTTATAAGGACGCTAACCGGCCAAGAGAATAAAGTTGTGAAGGCCTTGAAAGAGCGAGTTGTGAATTTCAACCAATCAGAGTTTTTTCAAGACATCATAACTCCAGAAGAAACCGTTGTAACTAATACTAATGGTAAAAAAAGAAAGATTAAAAAGAAATTTTTTCCAGGATATGTCTTGATTAAGATGGTTATGAATGATAAGACATGGCACCTTGTCAAGGATACTGATAAAATTACTGGTTTTGTGGGCGGAACTGCTGATCGCCCAGAGCCAATTTCGGACGAAGAAGCTTTATATATGCTGAATCAGGCCGAAGAAGGACATAAAAAACCTAGAGCGAGTGTTAACTTTTCAGAGGGAGAAACTGTTAAAGTTATAGAAGGCCCTTTTGCTTCTTTCGTGGGAACAATTGAGTCAGTGAATGAAAAAGGTAAAATTAAGGTTTCGGTCTCAATCTTTGGTAGACCTACTCCTGTTGAATTAGATTTTACGCAAGTAGAAAAAGTATAA
- the rplK gene encoding 50S ribosomal protein L11, translated as MAKKVTGFIKLQIEGGKANPAPPIGPALGQKGVNIMEFCKAFNAKTQKEAGVVLPTIITVYSDRSFTFITKTPPATYLLKTKLKLKSGANKPGHEVAGTVGANVVREVAETKMPDLSAGSVEAGMRTIEGSVRSMGLKLDYK; from the coding sequence ATGGCGAAAAAAGTAACAGGTTTTATTAAATTACAAATCGAAGGCGGAAAGGCCAACCCAGCACCACCTATTGGACCAGCTCTTGGACAAAAAGGTGTAAATATTATGGAGTTCTGTAAGGCCTTTAATGCAAAAACACAAAAGGAAGCGGGAGTTGTACTACCAACAATTATCACTGTTTATTCAGATAGATCATTTACGTTTATAACTAAAACTCCTCCGGCAACTTATTTGTTGAAAACAAAACTTAAGCTAAAGTCTGGTGCAAATAAGCCTGGGCATGAGGTTGCTGGTACTGTTGGTGCGAATGTCGTTAGAGAAGTTGCTGAAACAAAAATGCCAGACCTATCAGCAGGAAGTGTTGAAGCGGGAATGAGAACTATCGAAGGCTCTGTGCGATCAATGGGACTCAAGTTAGATTATAAATAG
- a CDS encoding 50S ribosomal protein L1: MKKRGKRYLSLLKDLDLEKNYSINDAISTVKNAANAKFDETVDLAFRLGVDPRHADQMIRGAIALPAGTGKEVRVCVITSGEKITDAEKAGADFVGGDDIITKIQGGWLDFDRVIASPEMMGKIGRIGRILGPRGLMPNPKLGTVTPDVAKAVSEQKSGKVEYRTEKNGIIHVPIGKKSFEESKLRENFNAIVGAILKAKPSTAKGTYLRSLTISTTMGPGIKIDTLEASTIL, translated from the coding sequence GTGAAAAAACGCGGAAAACGTTATTTAAGTCTTTTAAAAGATCTTGATTTAGAGAAAAATTATTCAATTAATGACGCCATTTCTACAGTGAAAAACGCAGCAAATGCAAAGTTTGATGAAACTGTAGATCTTGCTTTTCGTTTAGGTGTAGATCCTAGACATGCAGATCAAATGATAAGAGGCGCTATTGCTCTTCCTGCTGGAACAGGAAAAGAAGTTAGAGTTTGTGTCATTACTTCTGGCGAAAAAATCACTGATGCTGAAAAGGCCGGTGCTGATTTTGTTGGAGGAGATGATATTATTACTAAAATTCAAGGTGGTTGGTTGGATTTTGATAGAGTAATCGCTTCACCTGAAATGATGGGGAAAATTGGTAGAATTGGTCGTATTCTTGGACCTAGAGGTCTTATGCCAAACCCAAAACTTGGAACAGTTACTCCTGATGTCGCTAAGGCCGTCAGTGAGCAAAAATCTGGTAAAGTAGAATACAGAACAGAGAAAAATGGTATTATCCATGTTCCAATTGGAAAAAAATCTTTTGAAGAAAGTAAATTAAGAGAAAATTTTAACGCTATTGTTGGTGCTATCCTAAAGGCCAAGCCATCTACTGCTAAAGGAACTTATTTAAGATCTCTTACAATTAGTACGACGATGGGGCCAGGTATAAAAATAGACACTCTCGAAGCGAGTACTATACTGTAG
- a CDS encoding 50S ribosomal protein L10, which translates to MLTKAEKNGIIEDLKTDLDKAQAIFLTNLIGISANDSVKIRKEIREVNGKVVVTRNTLFSKAAKGHIAEGLLSNLKGPHAVAFAFDDAAAVAKAIKKAGDSLEKVEFKGGILDGKVLSLAEVQELANLPSKDQMLATLLATFNAPISALARVLFAIQEKKVEGGEAAPAQAEAQAEQEIKTEEE; encoded by the coding sequence ATGTTAACAAAAGCTGAGAAAAACGGCATTATCGAGGATTTGAAAACAGATCTAGATAAAGCTCAGGCCATCTTCCTTACTAACTTGATAGGTATATCCGCAAACGATTCAGTTAAGATTCGTAAGGAAATACGTGAAGTTAATGGGAAAGTGGTTGTAACGAGAAACACTCTTTTCTCTAAGGCCGCAAAAGGGCATATTGCCGAAGGACTTCTCTCGAATTTAAAAGGTCCTCACGCAGTTGCATTTGCTTTTGATGATGCTGCGGCGGTTGCTAAAGCGATTAAAAAAGCAGGCGATTCTCTTGAGAAAGTTGAATTTAAGGGTGGTATTTTAGATGGAAAAGTTCTCTCATTAGCAGAGGTTCAAGAACTTGCAAATTTACCATCAAAAGACCAGATGTTAGCGACTTTATTGGCAACTTTCAACGCACCAATCTCAGCGTTGGCCAGAGTCCTTTTTGCAATCCAAGAAAAGAAAGTAGAAGGTGGTGAAGCTGCTCCTGCTCAAGCAGAAGCGCAAGCCGAACAAGAAATTAAAACTGAAGAAGAGTAG
- the rplL gene encoding 50S ribosomal protein L7/L12, with protein MSITNEQLIDHISSMSVLDVANLVKQLEEKFGVSAAPVAVAGAAVAGEAAEEKTEFTVVLADAGDKKINVIKEVRGITGLGLKEAKALVEGAPKPIKEGVDKAEAEELKKKLEAAGAKVELK; from the coding sequence ATGAGTATTACAAATGAACAATTAATCGACCATATTTCTAGTATGAGTGTCTTAGATGTAGCGAATCTAGTTAAGCAATTAGAGGAAAAATTTGGCGTTTCTGCCGCTCCTGTTGCTGTAGCTGGTGCTGCTGTTGCTGGTGAAGCAGCTGAGGAAAAAACTGAATTTACAGTTGTACTCGCTGATGCCGGTGACAAGAAAATCAATGTCATTAAGGAAGTTAGAGGGATTACTGGACTTGGGCTTAAAGAAGCAAAAGCACTTGTTGAAGGTGCACCAAAACCAATTAAAGAAGGCGTTGACAAAGCTGAGGCCGAAGAACTCAAGAAAAAACTTGAAGCTGCTGGTGCCAAAGTTGAGCTTAAATAA
- the rpoB gene encoding DNA-directed RNA polymerase subunit beta, with protein MTQVFSPNKWHRKDFSKSPKVLDTPSLMHLQINSYEEFLQKDVPPAKRKDIGLQAVFKSVFPIHDFNKTVSLEFVSYSLEEPKYTVIECRQRGLSYEAPLKVVVRLVFYEVNVDKDGSEQRTVSQIKEQEVYLGNIPLMADTGSFVYNGTERVIVSQLHRSPGIIFEHDSGKKHSSGKLLYSARIIPHRGSWLDFEFDHKNVLFARIDRKRKLHATVVLKAMGYSTEELLEMFYKKEILNLSKEGFTRKLDFSLLIGTRSENDILDPKTGKHIVKKGKKFTKLSAHKLSEVGITEIPISVDNIVGKIVAEDIFDESTGEVLCLANEALSEGKIHDLLNAGIKEVKLLYIDMINYGDQIRNTLLLDKTDSKEDALIKIFERLRPGEPPSVEAAELLFNSLFFDADKYDLSKVGRMKINYKFGMNVPVDQTVLTKDDILTTVNYLVELNNGKGKVDDIDHLGNRRVRAVGELLENQFRVGLVRMERAVKERMAIQEIETLMPYDLVNQKPVAAAVKEFFGSSQLSQFMDQTNPLSEITHKRRLSALGPGGLTRERAGFEVRDVHSTHYGRMCPVETPEGPNIGLITSLATYAKVSEYGFIETPYLVLNKDKTFQKEPKYFTAFEEEGRVIAQISEKHLQNDRLQGEHIPARAAGEFTIVKDEDVELMDVSPTQMISIATSLIPFLEHDDANRALMGSNMMRQAVPVVITDAPIVGTGVESIIAHDSGAIITAKDSGKVIFVDSTRIVIQKDNFGEGESGVQIYKLTKYQRTNQNTCFNQKALVKEGDRVERGSVIADGPATDQGDLALGQNVLVAFMPWGGYNYEDSILISESMLAQDVFTSVHIESFEVEARDTKLGKEEITRDIPNVSEEALKDLDEAGIIRVGAIVKPGDILVGKITPKGETQLSPEEKLLKAIFGDKAGDVKDTSLRIPSSVRGTVVDAKVYTREGVELDKRSKQIIDEETTLIRRDEKIEVKAIQSSAIFKIAAMLEGQLTIDALISEDGSTELIPKGAKITSETLAVIPFELIGYIPLKPEVEEKLSEYFADVRNRINRVRTKANDEIAKLHRGDELPPGVIKKVIVYVAIKRKLQPGDKMAGRHGNKGVISNVVPQEDMPFLADGTPVEIVLNPLGVPSRMNIGQLLELHLGWAGRGLGEKIKEMLEDQIAINELKDYIYRVFKTTEVQNWLKKASDKEVQRVAKQLSKGIRFSTKVFDGAKESDIEEMLELAGLNKNGKTTLFDGKTGDAFAEQVTVGTMYMLKLHHLVDEKIHARSTGPYSLVTQQPLGGKAQFGGQRLGEMEVWALEAYGAAYTLQEFLTVKSDDVIGRTRMYESIVKGEQVLEPGLPESFNVLIRELQALCLDVKLEEGTIGEEALS; from the coding sequence ATGACTCAGGTTTTCTCGCCAAATAAATGGCATCGAAAGGACTTTAGTAAATCACCAAAAGTTCTCGATACTCCTTCTCTTATGCATCTTCAAATTAATTCCTATGAGGAATTCCTGCAGAAGGATGTACCACCGGCCAAAAGAAAAGATATTGGTTTACAGGCCGTTTTTAAGTCAGTTTTTCCAATCCATGATTTTAATAAAACTGTCTCTCTTGAATTTGTTAGCTATTCTCTTGAAGAGCCTAAATATACAGTTATTGAATGTAGACAAAGAGGACTAAGCTATGAAGCTCCTCTGAAAGTTGTTGTTCGTTTAGTTTTCTACGAAGTTAATGTAGACAAAGATGGTAGTGAACAGAGAACAGTTTCACAAATAAAAGAACAGGAAGTTTACCTTGGAAATATCCCACTTATGGCGGATACCGGTTCGTTTGTTTATAATGGTACCGAGCGAGTAATCGTATCTCAATTACATAGGTCTCCAGGGATTATTTTCGAACATGACAGTGGAAAAAAACATTCAAGTGGAAAACTTTTATATTCTGCCAGAATTATACCTCATAGAGGATCTTGGCTTGATTTCGAATTTGACCATAAGAATGTCCTCTTTGCTCGTATAGATAGAAAAAGAAAACTTCATGCAACTGTTGTTCTTAAAGCAATGGGATACAGTACAGAAGAACTGCTTGAAATGTTTTATAAAAAAGAGATCTTGAATCTTTCGAAAGAGGGATTTACAAGAAAACTAGATTTTTCTCTGCTTATTGGTACGCGTTCGGAAAATGATATTCTTGATCCAAAAACGGGAAAGCATATAGTTAAAAAGGGAAAGAAGTTTACTAAACTATCAGCTCATAAACTTTCTGAAGTAGGAATAACAGAGATTCCGATTTCTGTAGATAATATTGTAGGAAAAATTGTAGCAGAAGATATTTTCGATGAATCTACTGGAGAGGTTCTTTGTCTGGCCAATGAGGCCTTAAGTGAAGGGAAAATACACGACCTACTAAATGCCGGTATAAAAGAAGTTAAACTTTTATATATTGATATGATCAATTATGGTGACCAGATTAGAAATACGCTCTTGTTAGATAAAACCGACTCTAAAGAAGATGCTCTAATTAAAATTTTTGAAAGATTAAGACCTGGCGAGCCACCTTCAGTTGAGGCAGCAGAACTATTGTTTAACTCTCTCTTCTTTGATGCAGATAAATATGATCTGTCCAAAGTTGGAAGAATGAAAATAAACTACAAATTTGGAATGAATGTTCCTGTAGATCAAACCGTTCTAACAAAAGATGATATTCTCACAACTGTAAATTACCTAGTTGAACTAAATAATGGGAAAGGTAAGGTTGATGATATTGATCATCTTGGTAATAGAAGAGTTCGAGCAGTAGGTGAGCTTCTTGAAAATCAATTTAGAGTTGGCCTAGTAAGGATGGAAAGGGCCGTAAAAGAAAGAATGGCCATACAAGAAATTGAAACACTTATGCCATATGATTTAGTTAATCAAAAACCTGTGGCAGCAGCGGTAAAAGAATTCTTTGGATCTTCACAATTATCTCAGTTTATGGATCAAACAAATCCACTTTCTGAAATTACTCATAAAAGAAGACTGTCTGCTTTAGGACCTGGAGGTCTTACTAGAGAAAGAGCTGGATTTGAAGTTCGTGACGTCCATAGTACTCACTATGGGAGAATGTGTCCTGTTGAAACACCAGAGGGACCAAATATTGGTCTAATAACATCCTTGGCAACATATGCTAAAGTCTCAGAATACGGATTTATTGAAACTCCTTATCTTGTATTAAACAAAGATAAAACATTTCAAAAAGAACCAAAATACTTCACTGCTTTCGAAGAAGAAGGGCGTGTTATAGCTCAGATTAGTGAGAAACATTTACAAAATGATAGATTACAAGGTGAACATATTCCTGCCAGGGCTGCAGGTGAGTTTACAATTGTTAAGGATGAAGACGTTGAGCTAATGGACGTTTCTCCAACGCAGATGATTTCGATTGCAACTTCTCTCATTCCATTTCTCGAACATGACGATGCTAACCGAGCTCTAATGGGTTCAAATATGATGAGACAGGCGGTGCCTGTTGTAATTACTGATGCCCCTATCGTTGGTACTGGTGTTGAATCTATTATTGCACATGATTCAGGTGCAATAATAACTGCAAAAGATTCTGGAAAAGTAATATTTGTTGACTCAACTCGCATTGTTATTCAAAAAGATAATTTTGGTGAAGGTGAGTCAGGTGTTCAAATATACAAATTAACCAAATACCAAAGAACCAACCAAAATACATGCTTCAACCAAAAAGCACTTGTAAAAGAAGGGGATAGGGTTGAACGCGGATCTGTTATTGCAGATGGGCCAGCAACTGATCAAGGAGATTTAGCACTAGGACAAAATGTACTCGTCGCATTTATGCCTTGGGGTGGATACAATTACGAAGACTCAATTTTGATATCAGAATCGATGCTTGCTCAAGATGTTTTTACTTCTGTTCATATTGAAAGCTTCGAAGTTGAGGCCAGAGATACTAAACTTGGTAAAGAAGAAATTACTCGTGACATTCCTAATGTGTCAGAGGAAGCTTTAAAAGATCTCGATGAAGCTGGTATCATTAGAGTTGGTGCTATCGTAAAACCTGGTGATATTCTTGTTGGAAAAATTACCCCAAAAGGTGAAACACAATTATCTCCGGAAGAGAAATTACTAAAAGCTATCTTCGGAGACAAAGCAGGTGATGTAAAAGATACTTCTCTGAGAATACCTTCAAGTGTCAGAGGAACAGTTGTAGATGCTAAAGTCTACACTCGAGAAGGTGTTGAACTAGATAAAAGATCTAAACAAATCATAGATGAAGAGACGACCTTAATACGTAGAGATGAGAAAATTGAAGTTAAAGCAATTCAATCTTCTGCCATATTTAAAATTGCAGCAATGCTAGAAGGACAGTTGACTATTGATGCTTTAATTTCTGAGGATGGTTCTACTGAGTTAATTCCTAAAGGGGCGAAAATCACTTCAGAAACTTTGGCCGTTATTCCTTTTGAATTAATAGGTTATATTCCGTTAAAACCAGAAGTTGAAGAGAAATTATCTGAGTATTTTGCAGACGTTAGAAACAGAATAAATCGAGTTCGCACAAAAGCAAACGATGAAATTGCTAAATTACATAGGGGTGATGAATTACCTCCAGGTGTTATCAAAAAAGTAATTGTTTACGTCGCTATAAAAAGGAAATTGCAACCTGGTGATAAAATGGCCGGTAGACACGGTAATAAAGGTGTTATTTCAAATGTTGTTCCACAAGAGGATATGCCATTTTTAGCTGACGGAACTCCAGTTGAAATTGTTCTCAATCCTTTAGGTGTTCCTTCACGTATGAATATTGGGCAACTTCTTGAATTACATTTAGGATGGGCAGGACGTGGTTTAGGTGAAAAAATTAAAGAAATGTTAGAGGATCAGATCGCTATAAATGAGCTTAAAGATTATATCTACAGAGTATTTAAAACTACTGAGGTTCAAAACTGGTTGAAAAAAGCTAGCGATAAGGAAGTTCAAAGAGTCGCAAAACAGCTATCTAAAGGAATTAGATTTTCAACAAAAGTTTTTGATGGTGCTAAAGAGTCTGATATTGAAGAAATGTTAGAACTTGCCGGATTAAATAAGAATGGAAAGACAACTTTGTTTGATGGGAAAACAGGGGATGCCTTTGCTGAACAAGTAACTGTTGGAACAATGTACATGCTAAAACTTCATCATCTAGTTGATGAAAAAATACATGCACGTTCAACTGGTCCTTATTCTCTTGTCACTCAACAGCCACTAGGCGGTAAAGCTCAATTTGGTGGTCAAAGACTAGGGGAAATGGAAGTTTGGGCACTTGAAGCATACGGTGCTGCTTATACACTCCAGGAATTTTTAACTGTAAAGTCAGATGATGTTATTGGTAGAACACGGATGTATGAGTCAATTGTAAAAGGTGAACAAGTACTTGAACCAGGATTACCCGAATCGTTTAACGTTTTAATCCGAGAGCTGCAAGCTCTTTGCTTGGATGTTAAATTAGAGGAAGGCACGATTGGTGAAGAAGCATTATCTTAA